A window of Hymenobacter aerilatus contains these coding sequences:
- a CDS encoding homoserine O-acetyltransferase family protein — MEDSTHLFLSPGPFSLESGASLPQVQVSYCTYGTLNATGTNVVWVCHALTANADVLTWWPGLFGAGFYYDPADWFIVCANVLGSCYGSTGPLTPSVPGAPAPFQAFPLLTIRDQVAAHDLLRQHLGIRQIHTLIGGSLGGHQALEWAVQQPALFEHLVVLATSARHSPWGIAFNEAQRMAILADPTYHAGAPEGGQAGLQAARAMALLSYRTYAAYGHTQQEETDDKLTDFRASAYQRYQGQKLSARFDAYSYVTLSRAMDSHNLGRGRGGTAAALACIRAHTLVLGISSDVLFPPSEQQFLAQHIPGATYAEMVSRYGHDGFLIEVEQIAHHLAQFYASALA, encoded by the coding sequence ATGGAGGATTCAACCCACCTTTTTTTATCACCCGGGCCTTTTTCATTAGAAAGTGGCGCCTCCCTACCCCAGGTACAGGTATCTTATTGCACGTATGGCACGCTGAATGCCACTGGCACCAATGTAGTGTGGGTGTGCCACGCCCTCACGGCCAACGCCGACGTGCTGACGTGGTGGCCTGGTTTGTTTGGCGCGGGCTTTTACTACGACCCGGCCGATTGGTTTATCGTGTGCGCCAATGTGCTGGGCTCCTGCTACGGCTCCACGGGGCCACTCACCCCGTCCGTGCCGGGTGCGCCAGCACCCTTCCAAGCGTTTCCCCTCCTTACTATTCGTGACCAGGTAGCAGCTCACGACTTGCTTCGGCAGCACTTGGGCATCCGGCAAATTCATACGCTGATTGGTGGTTCGCTGGGCGGGCACCAAGCGCTGGAGTGGGCCGTGCAGCAGCCCGCTTTGTTTGAGCATTTGGTGGTGCTGGCTACCAGCGCCCGGCATTCGCCCTGGGGAATTGCCTTCAATGAAGCGCAGCGCATGGCTATCCTGGCCGATCCTACCTACCATGCGGGCGCCCCCGAGGGCGGCCAAGCTGGTTTGCAGGCGGCCCGGGCCATGGCGCTGCTCAGCTACCGCACCTACGCCGCCTACGGCCACACCCAGCAGGAGGAAACCGACGACAAGCTCACCGATTTCCGCGCTAGTGCTTACCAACGCTACCAAGGCCAGAAACTCTCCGCCCGCTTCGATGCCTACTCTTACGTAACCTTGTCGCGGGCGATGGACTCGCACAACCTAGGCCGAGGCCGGGGAGGTACCGCTGCTGCACTGGCCTGTATTAGGGCGCATACGCTGGTGCTCGGCATTTCCTCGGATGTGTTGTTTCCGCCTAGCGAGCAGCAGTTCCTAGCGCAGCACATTCCGGGCGCTACGTATGCCGAAATGGTTTCGCGCTACGGGCACGATGGTTTCTTGATAGAGGTAGAGCAGATTGCACATCACCTGGCGCAGTTTTATGCCTCCGCGCTGGCCTAG